Proteins from a genomic interval of Paenibacillus lentus:
- a CDS encoding aldo/keto reductase, whose protein sequence is MKYRRLGKTELNVSVIGIGTWQFGGEWGMQFNQDEVDAILDKGQECGINLIDTAECYGDHLSESFIGDYMSRRKREDWIVATKFGHHFHERFTRTDVFDAEDVLKQLDASLKALKTDYIDLYQFHSGPDHVFDNDKLWTMLDKQVEAGKVRHLGTSIGSNDNLHQTDASSKVNSKVIQVVYNRLDRVPENRVFPSCERQDLGVLARVPLASGFLSGKYKPGAQFDANDVRHRKDAEVVRRNLEEVERIRRDEVPAGVDMAQWALAWCLKNPIVSSVIPGCKNPEQVVSNAGAADLVE, encoded by the coding sequence TTGAAGTATCGGAGATTAGGCAAGACAGAATTGAACGTATCCGTGATCGGCATCGGGACATGGCAGTTTGGCGGTGAATGGGGGATGCAGTTCAATCAGGATGAGGTGGATGCCATCCTCGATAAAGGCCAGGAATGCGGCATTAATCTGATTGATACAGCAGAATGCTATGGCGACCATCTCTCAGAGTCGTTCATCGGCGATTATATGAGCCGCCGCAAGCGGGAGGACTGGATTGTCGCAACGAAATTCGGTCATCATTTTCATGAGCGCTTTACTCGTACGGATGTGTTTGACGCCGAGGATGTGCTGAAACAATTGGATGCTTCGCTCAAAGCGTTGAAGACGGATTATATCGATTTGTATCAGTTCCATTCGGGGCCGGATCACGTATTCGATAACGATAAATTATGGACCATGTTGGACAAGCAGGTTGAGGCTGGAAAAGTACGCCACTTGGGTACTTCCATCGGCAGCAATGATAATTTGCACCAAACCGACGCATCAAGCAAGGTCAATTCCAAGGTGATCCAAGTTGTATATAACCGCCTGGATCGCGTGCCGGAGAATCGGGTATTCCCATCCTGTGAACGTCAAGACCTTGGCGTATTGGCCCGGGTTCCACTGGCCAGCGGATTCTTAAGCGGCAAATATAAGCCGGGCGCGCAATTTGATGCAAACGATGTGCGGCATCGTAAGGATGCTGAGGTCGTTCGCCGCAATCTGGAAGAGGTGGAGCGGATTCGCCGGGATGAAGTGCCAGCGGGTGTAGATATGGCGCAATGGGCATTGGCCTGGTGCCTCAAGAATCCTATTGTTAGCTCTGTCATCCCTGGCTGTAAAAATCCCGAACAGGTTGTATCCAATGCTGGTGCAGCGGATTTAGTAGAATAA
- a CDS encoding oxidoreductase, giving the protein MGKIALIVGGSGLVGRKLLHLLLEGQRYDSVVAFVRAPLHVEHPKLTELIIDFDQLEQYEQHFCADDVFCCLGTTIKKAKTQEAMYKIDVEYPLTIAQLALGQGAQHFLFISAIGANADSRIFYSRIKGIAERELREMPYDSLSILRPSLLLGEREEYRLAERWGGVIFQALSFLLIGPLRKYRAIEAETVARAMYRMAMNSSKKTAIYSSEQIEQLGR; this is encoded by the coding sequence ATGGGAAAAATAGCCCTGATTGTTGGTGGCAGCGGCCTCGTTGGCCGAAAGCTGCTCCATCTGCTGCTTGAGGGGCAGCGTTACGACTCCGTAGTCGCCTTCGTTCGCGCTCCCCTTCACGTGGAGCATCCGAAGCTCACCGAGCTTATTATCGACTTTGACCAACTGGAGCAATATGAGCAGCATTTTTGCGCGGACGACGTATTTTGCTGTTTGGGCACGACGATCAAAAAAGCCAAGACCCAGGAGGCTATGTATAAAATCGATGTCGAGTACCCGCTAACGATTGCCCAACTAGCGCTTGGGCAAGGAGCGCAGCATTTTCTGTTCATCAGCGCGATCGGAGCCAATGCCGACTCTCGCATATTTTACTCTCGGATCAAAGGCATTGCCGAGCGGGAGCTCCGCGAAATGCCTTACGATAGTCTTTCTATTCTCCGGCCTTCTCTTTTGCTGGGCGAACGCGAGGAATATCGTCTTGCCGAACGGTGGGGAGGCGTGATTTTTCAAGCTCTATCCTTCCTATTGATCGGCCCTCTTAGAAAATATAGAGCCATCGAAGCGGAGACTGTAGCCCGAGCGATGTACCGCATGGCTATGAATTCCTCTAAGAAAACCGCCATTTACTCCTCTGAGCAAATCGAACAATTAGGACGATAA
- a CDS encoding TM2 domain-containing protein: MMEKSPKSFVAALLLAFFLGSLGIHRFYVGKVGTGIIQLLTLGGLGIWTLIDFILIAVGSFKDSEGRLIKA; the protein is encoded by the coding sequence ATGATGGAAAAAAGTCCGAAATCGTTTGTTGCTGCATTACTATTAGCTTTCTTTCTAGGTTCCTTAGGAATCCACCGTTTTTACGTGGGCAAGGTTGGAACAGGAATTATTCAATTGCTTACTCTAGGCGGTCTAGGAATTTGGACATTAATCGACTTTATTCTTATCGCTGTCGGCAGCTTCAAGGATAGCGAAGGCAGACTAATCAAGGCATAG
- a CDS encoding protein-glutamine gamma-glutamyltransferase yields MIITLNMELGRLHQLAASELERNILREFRLSPAVHIYRLPEQLDFELRMRAAIVQAAKDFNASGAKFATYKNSRANEQYWTRMSNGGFRLKEEVQPSEAIVDIFNNGYRYAMECATAMVVILYKGILDSIGADAFNKHFNQLVLYDWQYDSDLQLIRAQQATAGDVVYFENPDFNPQTPEWQGENAIVLDNGLYFGHGLGISSAESIVNALNAKRKPGSTISAFLSDLIVHPNFEYLRRLEGVAAREYTPSTENE; encoded by the coding sequence GTGATCATTACTTTGAATATGGAGCTTGGACGGCTCCATCAGCTTGCAGCGTCGGAATTAGAGCGAAATATCTTGAGAGAGTTCAGATTGAGTCCGGCCGTTCATATCTATCGCCTGCCGGAGCAGCTCGATTTTGAACTGAGAATGAGAGCGGCGATCGTACAGGCCGCGAAGGATTTTAACGCGTCTGGAGCCAAATTCGCGACCTACAAAAACTCAAGGGCTAACGAGCAGTATTGGACTCGTATGTCTAATGGAGGATTTAGGTTAAAGGAGGAGGTGCAGCCGTCCGAAGCGATTGTCGACATTTTTAATAATGGCTATAGGTATGCTATGGAGTGCGCTACGGCGATGGTCGTTATTCTTTATAAGGGGATACTAGATTCCATTGGGGCCGATGCCTTTAATAAACATTTTAATCAACTGGTGCTCTACGATTGGCAATATGATAGCGATTTGCAATTGATCCGGGCACAGCAGGCTACGGCGGGAGACGTCGTGTATTTTGAGAATCCTGATTTCAATCCGCAAACGCCTGAATGGCAGGGGGAGAACGCGATTGTACTGGATAATGGTCTCTACTTTGGTCATGGGCTCGGAATTTCCTCGGCCGAATCCATAGTCAATGCCCTGAACGCAAAAAGAAAGCCTGGAAGCACCATCTCCGCCTTTTTATCCGATTTGATCGTGCATCCTAATTTTGAATATCTTCGCAGGCTGGAGGGGGTGGCTGCCAGAGAGTATACCCCTTCGACAGAAAATGAGTAA
- a CDS encoding MBOAT family O-acyltransferase — protein MIYTDWIYWLFVLVAVVTYHLMPHRIRPWVLFAAGVTFYYYYAGSYLFLLLAEVVMAIIIVKAAAKWSRRWIYPAAIIGVILVLGYFKYTNMMLDTLNDLFAFMQQPFFPKAEQIVLPLGISYFTFELIHYLVERKRGNLPEHRPEGLLSFIFFFPTMVAGPIKQFQVFYPQLKAKFHIDHILIGITRIGFGLFKKLVLVGTIDLLAQPVYSKAGIAAADTGTLWIALIAYTFVIYFDFSGYSDIAIGTARLFGIVVPENFRFPYLARSVAEFWNRWHISLGSWLTRYVYFPLGGSRVATPRIYLNLMATMTVSGLWHGAAWNFVVWGMFHGVMLCIHRFHVKQIKPKLKPVPKWLKPGTTMMAILITFFGVTMSRVFFILPIADGWNLMLRLLGLR, from the coding sequence ATGATTTATACAGATTGGATATACTGGCTGTTCGTGCTCGTGGCAGTCGTCACGTATCACCTCATGCCGCATCGGATCAGACCCTGGGTGCTGTTTGCCGCAGGCGTCACTTTTTATTACTATTACGCAGGCTCCTACCTCTTCTTGCTGCTAGCCGAGGTCGTCATGGCGATTATCATCGTAAAGGCTGCTGCCAAGTGGAGTAGACGCTGGATTTACCCCGCCGCAATCATCGGGGTTATTCTCGTGCTCGGTTACTTCAAATATACGAATATGATGCTTGATACATTAAATGACTTGTTTGCATTCATGCAGCAGCCATTTTTTCCGAAGGCAGAACAAATCGTTCTCCCATTAGGGATTTCCTATTTTACATTCGAGCTCATTCATTACCTGGTTGAACGCAAGCGCGGAAATTTACCGGAGCACCGACCAGAAGGTCTGCTGTCGTTTATATTCTTTTTTCCAACGATGGTCGCGGGCCCCATTAAGCAATTCCAAGTGTTCTACCCGCAGCTCAAAGCCAAATTTCACATTGACCATATCTTGATCGGAATCACCCGGATCGGGTTCGGTCTATTCAAGAAGCTTGTACTCGTAGGTACGATTGATCTGTTGGCCCAACCCGTCTACTCTAAAGCCGGGATTGCCGCAGCCGATACAGGGACGCTCTGGATTGCCCTGATCGCTTATACATTTGTCATTTACTTTGATTTCTCAGGCTATTCCGACATTGCTATAGGTACGGCTCGCTTGTTCGGTATCGTCGTTCCGGAGAACTTCCGTTTCCCATATCTGGCCCGCAGCGTTGCCGAGTTCTGGAACCGGTGGCATATCTCTCTGGGCTCCTGGCTTACCCGCTATGTGTATTTCCCGCTCGGCGGCAGCCGCGTGGCCACGCCCAGAATCTATCTGAATTTGATGGCTACGATGACGGTATCCGGGCTATGGCACGGAGCCGCTTGGAATTTTGTTGTCTGGGGAATGTTCCATGGCGTGATGTTATGTATTCATAGATTCCATGTAAAGCAAATCAAACCCAAGTTGAAGCCTGTTCCAAAATGGCTGAAGCCAGGAACAACGATGATGGCCATTCTGATTACATTCTTTGGCGTAACGATGAGCAGGGTATTCTTCATTCTGCCAATCGCAGACGGATGGAATCTAATGCTGCGCTTGCTTGGTTTACGATAA
- a CDS encoding alpha-glucosidase/alpha-galactosidase: MAKITFMGAGSTVFVKNVLGDVMLTESLQGFELALYDIDMERLKDSENLLNSLKETIGSTCVVKAYSDRKEALRGAKYVINAIQVGGYDPCTITDFEIPKKYGLRQTIADTLGIGGIFRNLRTIPVMLDFAKDMQEVCPDAWFLNYTNPMAVLTNVMNTVGGIKTVGLCHSVQKCIPELFGALGLSEEGLETKIAGINHMAWLLEVKRDGKDLYPEIRKLAAEKQKESHNDMVRFELMLRFGYYVTESSEHNAEYHPYFIKRNYPELIERFNIPLDEYPRRCIEQIEGWKAQREKLFASENIEHTRSLEYASYIMEAMETNRPYKIGGNVMNTGLITNLPQEACVEVPCLVDASGITPTYVGALPPQLAALNRTNINTQLLTVEAAVTGKKEHIYHAAMLDPHTAAELSIDDIVAMCDDLIEAHGDWLPEFK, encoded by the coding sequence ATGGCGAAAATTACATTTATGGGTGCCGGAAGCACGGTGTTTGTCAAAAATGTTCTTGGAGATGTCATGCTGACGGAATCATTGCAGGGCTTTGAGCTCGCATTGTACGACATTGACATGGAGCGGCTGAAAGATTCGGAAAATCTGCTGAACAGCCTCAAAGAAACGATTGGCAGCACCTGCGTTGTAAAGGCTTACAGTGATCGAAAAGAGGCGCTCCGGGGTGCGAAATACGTTATTAACGCGATTCAGGTAGGCGGATATGATCCGTGTACGATTACGGATTTTGAAATTCCAAAGAAATATGGCTTGCGGCAGACGATTGCTGATACTTTGGGAATTGGCGGCATCTTCCGCAACCTTCGGACAATTCCAGTCATGCTTGATTTCGCGAAGGATATGCAGGAAGTATGCCCGGATGCCTGGTTCTTGAATTACACGAATCCGATGGCGGTATTGACGAATGTGATGAATACTGTTGGCGGCATTAAGACGGTAGGACTATGCCACAGTGTGCAGAAGTGTATTCCCGAGCTGTTCGGAGCGCTGGGCTTGAGCGAAGAGGGGCTGGAGACGAAGATCGCGGGAATTAATCATATGGCCTGGCTGCTGGAGGTTAAGCGCGACGGTAAGGATCTCTATCCGGAAATCCGTAAGCTTGCCGCCGAGAAGCAGAAGGAAAGCCACAATGATATGGTGCGTTTTGAGTTAATGCTGCGCTTTGGCTATTATGTGACGGAATCCTCGGAGCATAATGCAGAGTATCATCCGTATTTCATAAAACGGAATTATCCTGAACTGATTGAGCGTTTTAATATTCCGTTGGATGAATATCCACGGCGCTGCATCGAGCAGATTGAGGGCTGGAAGGCTCAGCGGGAGAAGCTGTTTGCCAGCGAAAATATCGAGCATACCCGCAGCTTGGAATATGCCTCGTACATTATGGAGGCTATGGAGACAAATCGGCCATACAAAATCGGCGGCAACGTGATGAACACGGGCCTGATTACTAACCTTCCGCAGGAAGCCTGTGTTGAAGTGCCTTGTCTCGTGGATGCATCAGGTATAACACCGACTTACGTTGGAGCTCTGCCGCCACAGCTTGCTGCGTTGAACCGGACGAACATCAACACGCAGCTACTCACCGTCGAAGCAGCCGTTACGGGGAAGAAGGAGCATATTTACCATGCAGCGATGCTTGATCCGCACACAGCGGCTGAGCTTTCCATCGATGACATTGTAGCGATGTGCGATGACTTGATTGAAGCTCATGGAGATTGGCTGCCGGAGTTCAAATAA
- a CDS encoding AraC family transcriptional regulator produces MSRIDIVHYNEPFQNQMDLKLLFFGMEECLSGHAWGPGLRDCYIIHYVHEGKGRFRINDRTYELTAGHGFLIPPEILVYYEADTQCPWIYSWIGFRGLHAKSLLQRANLSLANPVFQSRSHVFEAFYNDLDRARAERGGDVLIQSIIYRIMAELIACSPSDSSREKKISNPKEVYVRKAIEWIESSYSQKISVMDIARSVGLDRTYLSGLFKAQFGVSLQTFLLEYRMNRAVELLRNPDLTVSDVSRSVGYTDPFLFSKMFKKVIGQSPRASRQRENNRPIPSKKDSP; encoded by the coding sequence GTGAGCCGTATCGATATCGTCCACTATAACGAGCCGTTCCAGAATCAGATGGATTTGAAATTGCTGTTCTTCGGCATGGAGGAATGCCTGTCTGGTCATGCATGGGGCCCAGGTCTGCGCGACTGCTATATTATTCACTATGTCCATGAGGGAAAAGGACGTTTTCGCATCAATGACCGAACTTATGAACTGACCGCAGGCCATGGTTTCCTCATCCCACCGGAGATCTTAGTCTACTACGAAGCCGATACCCAATGCCCGTGGATTTATTCCTGGATCGGATTCAGAGGACTTCATGCCAAATCATTACTGCAAAGAGCCAATTTGTCTCTGGCGAATCCTGTATTCCAATCGCGCAGCCACGTGTTTGAAGCCTTCTACAATGATCTGGATCGGGCTCGTGCGGAACGCGGCGGTGACGTGCTGATCCAAAGCATCATATACCGGATCATGGCCGAACTGATTGCCTGCTCCCCTTCAGATTCATCCAGAGAAAAGAAGATCTCTAACCCCAAAGAAGTCTATGTACGCAAAGCGATTGAATGGATCGAGAGCAGCTACAGCCAGAAGATCAGTGTCATGGATATCGCCCGTTCCGTCGGTCTGGACCGTACTTATTTATCCGGGCTGTTCAAAGCACAATTCGGCGTCTCTTTGCAAACCTTCTTGCTGGAATATCGAATGAATCGAGCCGTGGAACTGCTCCGCAATCCCGATCTCACCGTCAGCGACGTATCCCGCTCAGTTGGCTATACCGACCCCTTCCTGTTCTCGAAGATGTTCAAAAAGGTGATTGGCCAATCACCCAGGGCTTCCAGGCAACGCGAGAATAACCGCCCTATTCCAAGTAAAAAAGACTCCCCTTAG
- a CDS encoding helix-turn-helix domain-containing protein, with protein sequence MEVKMERIRREMMLPDMESTFRVFAAHWRTVDPDWKYPSHKQPLFEVNLVLSGTQEMIVNRTVYVQRPGDLLLLGPDDLHESRVLGGEEMTYYCLHFDVDEISFRELLYRNKACYHASGSELAAAIRPALDKLIALTSEETVVRVESRMAALSAIFELFAGISGTLGKRDGDGPPSRMSQTASRVAALLEQAVDETADGSREGREMDTIESIAAEVGYSTSSINRMFTSVFGLSPRQYMSNLMLRKSKLLLMDPELTIEEISGRLGYKNIAHFSRQFKRWTGESPSRFRARFHT encoded by the coding sequence ATGGAGGTAAAAATGGAGCGCATACGAAGAGAAATGATGCTTCCTGACATGGAGTCCACTTTCCGCGTGTTTGCCGCCCACTGGCGTACAGTTGATCCGGATTGGAAGTATCCTTCGCATAAGCAACCCTTGTTTGAGGTGAATTTAGTCCTCTCGGGTACGCAGGAGATGATCGTGAACCGGACGGTATACGTGCAGCGGCCAGGTGATCTCCTTTTGTTGGGGCCCGATGATCTCCACGAAAGCCGAGTGCTTGGCGGAGAGGAGATGACATATTATTGCTTGCATTTTGATGTCGATGAGATATCATTTCGCGAGCTGCTCTATCGTAATAAGGCTTGCTACCACGCTTCAGGCAGTGAATTAGCGGCTGCGATTCGTCCTGCGCTCGATAAGCTGATTGCATTAACATCGGAGGAGACGGTTGTCCGTGTCGAATCTCGTATGGCAGCACTTTCGGCGATATTTGAGCTTTTCGCGGGGATTAGCGGCACGCTTGGCAAGCGGGATGGTGATGGTCCCCCGTCGCGGATGTCGCAAACCGCATCTAGGGTGGCTGCCCTGCTAGAGCAAGCTGTAGATGAGACAGCGGATGGAAGCAGGGAGGGGCGGGAAATGGATACAATCGAGTCGATCGCTGCGGAAGTCGGCTACAGCACATCTTCTATAAATCGGATGTTTACGTCTGTATTTGGCCTATCGCCCCGTCAGTATATGTCCAATTTAATGCTGAGAAAATCCAAGTTGCTGCTCATGGATCCTGAGTTGACGATCGAAGAGATTTCCGGCAGGCTCGGTTACAAAAATATTGCTCATTTCAGCCGCCAATTTAAGCGCTGGACCGGAGAATCCCCAAGCCGTTTTCGCGCCCGTTTTCACACGTAG
- a CDS encoding glycoside hydrolase family 43 protein encodes MAIIQNPILTGFNPDPSICRVGEDYYIAVSTFEWFPGVGIYHSKDLKNWRLVTRPLNRLSQLNMMGNPDSGGIWAPQLSYADNQFWLIYTDVKVTEGQWKDCHNYLVTCDTIDGEWSEPIYLNSSGFDPSLFHDEDGKKYLVNMLWDQRVGHHNFYGIVLQEYSASEQKLVGDREIIFKGTDIKLTEAPHLYKLNGYYYLLTAEGGTKYDHCATIARSKNLRGPYEVHPENPLISSFSVPRNPLQKAGHASIVQTHTDEWFLVHLTGRPLSREGQPLLDPRGFCPLGRETAIQRLEWKNDWPYVVGGNQPSLQIEGPNIPEVKWEPDFPEKDDFDSDKLNLHFQSLRIPLGDNIVSLTDKPGHLRLYGKESLTSKFTQAFIARRWQHFNFTAETKVAFNPTTFQQSAGLVNYYNTQNWTSCQISWNEDKGRILELVVCDNFTFSAPLQGHEIAIPANVEYVYLRVDVESDVYRYSYSFDGANWSVIPVNFYSYKLSDDYIQGGGFFTGAFVGMQCQDTSGQNEPADFDYFIYKNN; translated from the coding sequence ATGGCTATAATTCAAAACCCGATTTTGACAGGCTTTAATCCAGATCCTAGCATTTGCCGCGTAGGCGAGGACTATTATATTGCGGTATCCACCTTCGAGTGGTTTCCCGGCGTGGGTATCTACCACTCTAAAGATTTGAAAAACTGGAGGCTCGTCACCAGACCCTTGAATCGCTTGAGTCAGCTCAACATGATGGGAAATCCGGACTCCGGCGGCATTTGGGCCCCTCAGCTATCCTATGCCGATAATCAATTCTGGCTGATATACACTGATGTAAAAGTAACAGAAGGACAGTGGAAGGATTGTCATAACTACCTCGTTACCTGTGACACCATCGACGGAGAATGGTCAGAGCCGATTTATTTGAACAGTTCGGGCTTCGATCCATCGTTATTCCATGATGAAGACGGGAAGAAATACCTTGTCAACATGCTATGGGATCAACGCGTTGGTCACCACAATTTCTATGGTATCGTGCTTCAAGAATATAGCGCCAGCGAGCAGAAGCTGGTCGGCGACAGAGAGATTATTTTCAAAGGAACGGATATCAAACTGACGGAAGCGCCACACTTGTATAAATTGAACGGTTATTATTACCTGCTGACAGCTGAAGGCGGCACCAAGTATGACCACTGTGCTACGATTGCTCGTTCCAAAAACCTGCGCGGCCCTTACGAAGTACATCCAGAGAACCCGCTGATCTCCTCGTTCTCCGTACCGCGTAATCCATTGCAAAAGGCCGGACATGCTTCGATTGTGCAGACACATACCGACGAATGGTTCCTCGTTCACTTGACGGGAAGACCATTGTCCCGGGAAGGTCAGCCTTTGCTTGACCCTCGCGGCTTCTGCCCGCTTGGCAGAGAGACAGCGATCCAGCGGCTAGAATGGAAGAACGACTGGCCTTACGTGGTTGGCGGCAACCAGCCTTCCCTGCAAATCGAAGGGCCTAACATTCCTGAAGTGAAGTGGGAACCCGATTTCCCGGAGAAGGACGACTTCGACAGCGACAAACTGAATCTGCACTTCCAGAGCTTGCGGATTCCGTTAGGCGACAATATTGTCTCGCTAACCGACAAGCCCGGCCATCTGCGCCTGTATGGCAAAGAATCGCTGACATCCAAATTTACACAGGCATTCATCGCGAGACGCTGGCAGCACTTTAATTTCACCGCGGAAACCAAGGTCGCGTTCAACCCAACGACGTTCCAGCAGTCGGCAGGATTAGTGAATTACTACAACACGCAGAACTGGACCTCCTGCCAGATCTCCTGGAACGAAGACAAGGGCAGAATTCTAGAGCTCGTCGTTTGCGACAACTTTACATTCTCCGCCCCACTGCAAGGCCATGAAATCGCAATACCTGCGAATGTGGAATACGTGTACCTGCGCGTAGATGTGGAGAGTGATGTGTACCGTTACTCCTACTCATTCGATGGAGCGAACTGGTCTGTTATCCCGGTCAATTTCTATTCCTATAAGCTGTCTGACGATTACATCCAAGGCGGAGGCTTCTTTACAGGGGCATTTGTAGGCATGCAATGCCAGGATACCTCCGGCCAGAACGAGCCTGCTGACTTCGACTACTTCATCTACAAGAACAATTAA
- a CDS encoding carbohydrate ABC transporter permease, producing MISGTAGQLQNGPASSGAALGRKLGYGLLYIILILVAVLQVLPLVWLLFFSLKNNQEVFNLPPFSLPMDPKWANYSKVWSAGNINVYFLNSVWVTVLATALTVILASLVTYAVTRMKWKGSSFVLGLFMVAMMIPVHSTLIPLFSVYNKIGLTDHPLSLIFSYVAFNMPITIMILLGFYYALPREVEEAAVIDGCSVNRMFAQIVFPMTSSVLATTAIINMIYNWNEFIFVNTFISSDIYKTLTVGVQNFIGQYTTDWGAIGATLMISILPILITFLFLSDKIVEGIAAGSVKG from the coding sequence ATGATATCTGGAACCGCAGGACAGCTTCAGAACGGGCCGGCGAGCTCAGGGGCAGCCCTTGGACGTAAATTAGGCTATGGGCTTTTGTATATCATTCTGATTCTTGTGGCTGTTCTTCAAGTGCTGCCGCTCGTATGGCTGTTGTTCTTCTCGTTAAAAAATAACCAGGAAGTGTTCAATCTTCCGCCGTTTTCGCTCCCGATGGATCCTAAATGGGCGAACTATTCCAAAGTATGGAGCGCGGGGAATATTAATGTGTACTTTTTGAACAGTGTATGGGTTACTGTGCTGGCAACCGCGCTGACGGTCATCCTGGCGAGCTTGGTCACGTATGCCGTGACGAGAATGAAGTGGAAGGGAAGCTCCTTCGTGCTGGGTCTATTCATGGTCGCGATGATGATTCCCGTTCACTCGACGCTCATTCCTTTGTTTAGCGTATATAACAAAATCGGTTTAACGGATCATCCGTTATCATTGATCTTCTCTTATGTAGCGTTTAACATGCCGATTACGATCATGATTTTGCTCGGCTTCTACTATGCGCTGCCGCGGGAGGTAGAGGAGGCCGCCGTCATTGATGGCTGCTCCGTAAACCGGATGTTTGCGCAAATTGTATTTCCAATGACCAGCTCCGTGTTGGCAACGACGGCGATCATCAACATGATTTATAACTGGAATGAGTTTATATTCGTAAATACGTTCATCAGCTCTGATATTTATAAGACCTTGACGGTCGGGGTTCAGAACTTTATCGGTCAATATACGACGGATTGGGGGGCTATCGGTGCTACGCTCATGATTAGTATTTTGCCGATCCTGATCACCTTCTTATTCCTTAGCGACAAGATCGTAGAGGGGATCGCAGCTGGTTCGGTTAAGGGTTAA
- a CDS encoding carbohydrate ABC transporter permease encodes MDKVLSNKKVIALYVLPSLLLILGVVYIPIILTGFYGLNKWNGISAMEFIGMENYLALAKDDAFWSSAWHSLLLALFSTLSLVIYLAVAMVLATRIKGANLFRKIYLIPMLLSSVAIAQLWLKIYHPTNGIVNSFLESIGFANPPAWLAETSLVLPALFIPILWQYAGFYILIYYAALKNIPASLEEAAKIDGANALQIAWKIKLPLAMEVIKVTIVLAVVGSLKYFDLIYVMTDGGPNGASEVMASYMYRVAFRAHDFGYGSAIGFFLLIICLVITWVIRKLTATKDTIQYS; translated from the coding sequence GTGGATAAGGTGCTCTCCAATAAAAAGGTAATCGCACTCTATGTACTGCCATCACTGCTTCTCATTTTAGGTGTCGTATATATTCCGATTATACTTACCGGCTTTTATGGATTAAACAAGTGGAATGGCATCAGCGCCATGGAATTCATCGGTATGGAAAATTATCTGGCTCTAGCGAAGGATGATGCATTCTGGAGTAGTGCTTGGCACTCGCTTCTGCTGGCTTTGTTCTCTACGCTCAGTCTTGTGATTTATTTAGCTGTAGCCATGGTTCTTGCTACCCGTATCAAGGGGGCGAACCTGTTCCGCAAAATTTATCTTATTCCGATGCTGTTATCGTCGGTAGCTATTGCGCAATTGTGGCTGAAAATCTACCATCCGACCAACGGGATCGTAAACAGCTTTTTGGAATCTATCGGTTTTGCTAATCCTCCTGCATGGCTTGCAGAGACATCATTGGTATTGCCTGCACTGTTCATTCCGATTCTGTGGCAATATGCGGGTTTCTATATTCTGATTTACTACGCAGCTCTGAAGAATATTCCGGCTTCCCTGGAGGAAGCGGCGAAGATCGATGGTGCCAATGCATTGCAAATCGCCTGGAAAATCAAGCTTCCGCTTGCGATGGAAGTGATCAAGGTGACGATCGTTCTGGCCGTTGTCGGGTCGCTGAAGTATTTTGACCTGATTTACGTCATGACCGACGGGGGACCGAATGGCGCCAGTGAGGTTATGGCCTCGTATATGTATCGTGTAGCATTCCGGGCTCATGATTTCGGATACGGCAGTGCAATCGGATTTTTCCTGCTCATCATTTGTCTTGTCATCACTTGGGTTATTCGCAAATTAACGGCTACGAAAGATACCATTCAATATTCCTAA